A single Fusarium oxysporum Fo47 chromosome IV, complete sequence DNA region contains:
- a CDS encoding survival protein sure-like phosphatase/nucleotidase, with protein sequence MHILVTNDDGPPSPHSSPYVHCLIQQLQQAGHAVSVCLPHTQRSWIGKAHMIGQTLKPLYYRPSKVIHGEDSPGTTHHRPSPSGDVEEWILIDGTPASCVQIGLHHFFQDRGPIDLVVSGPNYGRNTTAVFALSSGTLGAALEAAVCQKKSIALSFAFFTRNHDPVIIEAACRRSVKVIETLYNQWPTDGSADLYSVNVPLVEGLENNKAIWTNVLQNYWREGGCFQEIEGEAGDENEEEERIREGVGGEVDDAARPSSRKGHTHKHFKWAPKFTDVYKSVEESGPGNDGWTVKEGLTSITPLKANFMHGPGEWNQQELKLDSGSEASQIKQEVALRQKSPSIQAVISYEDSYVQPLILSALNSLFPEGIFNVITEVPESDEPALAKIVPSEGNILQIVAYEAIDFEYAASHERTTLINSYMIRKALIRKHFLSTTVDHWVAKHPESVLASHIKRSEAFEVDFAEFLDDALVEAFDLRESMERNEQQSNPKDKEWWILKPGMSDRGQGIRLFSSMDELQNIFDLWEEDQPDTDDEEEDVAEQDDDGDNIMTSHLRHFVAQPYIHPPLLVDDEKRKFHIRTYVMCTGSLDVWVYKHMLALFAGKPYAAPSDAPEDIESFLTNTCLQDSPNENTVRRFWDLPLSGDVRDDIFHQICEVTGEIFEAAAKAMPIHFQALPNAFEVYGLDFLVDAQGTAWLLEINAFPDFKQTGGDLKEIVSGFWKGVLRHGVAPFFGVENSIKDQEGAEDMVPVRKVDLGRR encoded by the exons ATGCATATCCTCGTCACGAATGACGATGGGCCGCCATCACCACACTCCTCTCCCTACGTTCACTGTCTCATtcagcagctccagcaagCCGGCCACGCTGTCTCAGTCTGCTTGCCTCATACCCAGAGATCATGGATCGGGAAGGCACATATGATTGGGCAGACTCTCAAGCCTCTGTACTACCGCCCTTCAAAAGTTATCCACGGTGAGGACTCTCCGGGCACCACTCACCATCGACCCTCCCCCTCAGGAGATGTCGAGGAATGGATTTTGATTGATGGAACGCCGGCTTCCTGCGTTCAGATTGGTCTTCATCACTTTTTCCAAGATCGAGGGCCTATCGACCTTGTTGTTAGTGGGCCTAACTACGGCAGAAACACCACAGCAGTCTTTGCCCTTAGCTCGGGGACGCTGGGTGCTGCTCTAGAGGCGGCTGTTTGCCAGAAGAAATCCATTGCGCTAAGCTTCGCCTTCTTCACTCGAAACCATGACCCAGTTATCATCGAGGCAGCTTGCCGGCGCAGCGTCAAGGTCATCGAAACACTTTACAATCAATGGCCCACAGACGGCAGTGCAGACCTCTACAGCGTTAATGTGCCCTTGGTAGAGGGGCTGGAGAACAACAAGGCTATATGGACCAACGTTTTGCAGAACTACTGGAGAGAAGGTGGCTGCTTCCAAGAGATCGAAGGCGAGGCTGGAGACGAgaacgaagaagaggagaggataCGTGAGGGTGTTGGGGGTGAGGTGGATGATGCCGCCCGGCCTAGCTCACGAAAAGGGCATACCCATAAGCACTTCAAGTGGGCGCCAAAGTTCACTGATGTTTACAAGAGTGTGGAAGAGTCTGGCCCGGGCAACGACGGATGGACTGTGAAGGAGGGATTGACAAG CATCACACCTCTTAAGGCAAACTTCATGCATGGTCCTGGAGAATGGAACCAGCAGGAACTCAAACT GGACTCAGGTTCAGAGGCAAGCCAAATCAAGCAAGAGGTGGCATTGAGGCAAAAGAGCCCCTCGATTCAAGCTGTCATCTCCTACGAAGACTCTTACGTACAACCACTCATTCTCTCCGCCCTCAACTCACTGTTCCCCGAAGGCATATTCAATGTAATCACTGAAGTACCGGAGTCTGATGAGCCAGCTCTTGCGAAGATCGTCCCCTCAGAAGGAAATATATTACAGATCGTGGCGTACGAGGCCATCGACTTTGAGTATGCCGCCAGCCATGAGCGTACGACTCTAATCAACAGCTATATGATTCGAAAGGCTCTGATCCGAAAACACTTTCTGTCCACTACCGTCGATCACTGGGTGGCAAAGCACCCCGAGTCCGTCTTGGCGTCTCACATCAAGCGCAGTGAAGCCTTCGAAGTCGACTTCGCCGAGTTTCTAGACGATGCTCTAGTGGAAGCTTTTGACCTCCGAGAGAGTATGGAACGCAACGAACAACAGTCAAATCCCAAGGATAAGGAGTGGTGGATCCTGAAGCCAGGAATGAGTGATCGCGGCCAAGGCATTCGACTCTTCAGCTCCATGGATGAGCTTCAGAATATCTTTGACCTCTGGGAGGAGGACCAGCCTGacactgatgatgaagaggaggatgtcgCTGAGCAGGATGACGACGGCGACAACATTATGACCTCGCATCTGCGACACTTTGTTGCGCAGCCGTATATTCACCCGCCCCTTCTTGTCGACGACGAGAAGCGCAAGTTCCACATTCGCACCTACGTGATGTGCACAGGAAGCCTCGATGTCTGGGTTTACAAGCACATGCTGGCACTCTTTGCTGGAAAGCCCTATGCTGCGCCGTCAGATGCACCAGAGGATATCGAGTCTTTCCTTACAAACACATGTCTTCAAGATTCACCAAACGAAAACACTGTGCGCCGTTTCTGGGACCTGCCCTTGTCAGGCGACGTGCGCGATGATATCTTCCACCAGATTTGCGAGGTAACTGGAGAGATCTTCGAGGCTGCAGCAAAGGCTATGCCTATCCACTTCCAGGCGCTGCCCAATGCCTTCGAGGTATATGGCCTAGATTTCCTTGTGGATGCCCAAGGAACTGCTTGGCTGCTTGAGATCAATGCGTTCCCCGACTTTAAGCAGACTGGAGGCGACTTGAAAGAGATTGTGTCTGGGTTCTGGAAAGGTGTACTGAGACATGGAGTTGCACCCTTCTTTGGAGTTGAGAATTCGATCAAGGACCAAGAGGGCGCCGAGGACATGGTCCCTGTCCGTAAGGTGGATTTGGGACGACGATAA